One part of the Mycobacterium marinum genome encodes these proteins:
- a CDS encoding PE family protein, whose protein sequence is MSFVFAVPETMAAVTSELATIGSNLEMANAAAALPTTGLLAAGADEVSAAIAALFDEHALGYQTISAQASAFHARFMSALNTGAGAYAAAEAANSSPLQALQDLTLNAINAPAQSLFGRPLIGDGANATTPGGNGGAGGILWGNGGAGATGAAGQTGGNGGAAGFIGNGGAGGAGGAGATGGVGGSGGMLFGNGGAGGNGGTAMVVGGTGGNGGAGGSAGLFGAGGAGGQGGQGAQGPDAVNPGPVSPTGQATSGTGGEVGENGGPGDSSTVTGVEGGDGGSGGQGSPGTSTASGGTGGDGGLAGDGGPGAPGGTGGGGGNGGAGANNFSGGSATSGGAGGDGNNGGAGGDGAAGGNGGNGGNGGSGGTTTSKISNAGSGADGGDGGDGGTGGTGAVGGTGGNGGKGGDSGSGGFFTPSPGTGGAGGDGGHGGSGSNGQAGGSGGQGGAGGNGGLLAGDGGAGGAGGLGGQGGAAAAGANGGVAGNGGNGGHGPFGEKIPAGGSGGDGGTGGIGGDGGLGGDGGAGGQGGAGGRAGLLAGLGGAGGDGGLGGTGGVGGDGAQGGLGGNGGVRNSDNLSYDGIIGNGGTGGNGGVGGHGGDGGAGGEGGSGSLLGAAGSAGSNAAGGSGGTGGLRGQGGDPGSTGRAGTGSAGADGMNGTDGDPGDPGGMA, encoded by the coding sequence ATGTCTTTCGTATTCGCAGTGCCAGAAACTATGGCGGCGGTGACCTCGGAATTGGCGACCATTGGGTCAAACCTCGAGATGGCCAACGCGGCGGCGGCCCTGCCCACGACCGGCCTGCTGGCAGCCGGCGCCGACGAAGTGTCGGCCGCCATCGCGGCGCTGTTCGACGAGCATGCCCTGGGGTATCAGACAATCAGCGCGCAGGCTTCGGCCTTCCATGCCCGGTTCATGTCGGCGCTCAACACCGGGGCCGGGGCGTATGCGGCCGCCGAGGCCGCCAATTCATCTCCATTGCAGGCCCTACAAGACCTGACACTCAACGCGATCAATGCGCCCGCGCAGTCGCTGTTCGGCCGGCCGCTGATCGGTGACGGCGCCAACGCCACGACGCCGGGCGGTAACGGTGGCGCCGGCGGAATCCTGTGGGGTAACGGCGGGGCCGGCGCGACCGGGGCCGCCGGGCAGACCGGCGGCAATGGCGGCGCCGCCGGGTTCATCGGCAACGGTGGGGCCGGTGGGGCCGGCGGCGCGGGTGCCACCGGCGGCGTCGGCGGATCCGGCGGGATGCTGTTCGGCAATGGTGGTGCGGGCGGAAACGGCGGGACCGCGATGGTGGTCGGCGGCACCGGCGGCAACGGCGGGGCGGGCGGCAGCGCCGGACTGTTCGGCGCCGGTGGCGCCGGCGGGCAGGGCGGACAGGGTGCACAAGGTCCCGACGCCGTCAATCCCGGCCCGGTATCCCCGACCGGTCAGGCAACCTCGGGCACGGGCGGCGAGGTAGGAGAAAACGGCGGTCCGGGTGATTCAAGCACCGTGACCGGGGTAGAGGGCGGCGACGGTGGCTCCGGCGGCCAGGGCAGCCCCGGTACATCGACGGCATCGGGAGGTACCGGCGGCGACGGTGGCCTAGCCGGAGACGGCGGCCCCGGCGCGCCCGGCGGCACCGGTGGCGGTGGCGGCAATGGCGGCGCCGGTGCCAACAACTTTTCGGGCGGGTCCGCAACATCGGGGGGCGCCGGCGGTGACGGCAACAACGGTGGCGCCGGCGGCGACGGCGCGGCCGGCGGCAACGGCGGCAACGGCGGCAACGGCGGTAGCGGCGGCACCACCACGTCCAAGATCTCCAACGCCGGCTCGGGCGCCGACGGCGGCGACGGCGGCGACGGCGGCACCGGCGGCACCGGTGCGGTGGGCGGTACCGGCGGCAACGGCGGCAAAGGCGGCGACAGCGGTAGTGGTGGCTTCTTCACTCCCAGCCCCGGCACTGGCGGTGCCGGCGGCGACGGTGGCCATGGCGGTTCCGGCAGCAACGGGCAAGCGGGCGGTAGCGGTGGCCAGGGCGGAGCCGGCGGGAACGGCGGACTGCTGGCCGGCGATGGCGGCGCCGGCGGCGCCGGCGGCCTGGGCGGCCAAGGCGGAGCGGCCGCAGCTGGTGCCAATGGCGGCGTAGCGGGCAACGGAGGCAACGGCGGCCACGGCCCATTTGGGGAAAAGATTCCCGCGGGAGGTAGCGGCGGCGATGGCGGCACCGGGGGCATCGGCGGTGACGGCGGGCTGGGTGGCGACGGTGGCGCCGGCGGACAGGGCGGTGCGGGCGGCCGCGCCGGTCTGCTGGCCGGTCTTGGCGGCGCCGGCGGCGACGGCGGCCTCGGTGGGACCGGCGGGGTGGGCGGCGACGGCGCACAAGGCGGCCTCGGCGGCAACGGCGGCGTGCGCAACAGCGACAACCTGTCCTACGACGGCATTATTGGCAACGGCGGAACCGGCGGCAACGGCGGAGTCGGCGGCCACGGTGGCGATGGCGGCGCCGGCGGCGAGGGCGGTTCGGGCAGCCTGCTAGGCGCCGCCGGTAGCGCTGGCAGCAACGCCGCCGGGGGCTCCGGCGGAACTGGTGGCCTGCGCGGGCAGGGGGGTGACCCCGGATCGACCGGGCGTGCGGGCACCGGAAGTGCGGGCGCCGACGGCATGAACGGGACCGACGGGGACCCCGGCGATCCCGGCGGCATGGCCTGA
- a CDS encoding FAD-dependent monooxygenase, with product MPKPSSPDRSRNGLEPMADHAVVVVGAGPTGLMLAGELALVGVDVAVVERRVSQDLVGSRAGGLHSRTIEVLDQRGIADRFLAQGTATQVARFAAIPLDISDFPTRHNYGLALWQNRIERILAEWVAELRVRIYRGCEVTDITQDDNGVDLTLSDGPPLRADYVVGCDGGRSLVRRAVGIDFPGWDPTTSSLIAEVEVAVGSESGPNLGQVRHDALGVHGFTRLPDGGPLRVVVTERQLEAGGEPSLGDLSAALTAVYGTDYGIHSPTWISRFTDLTRQAAMYRQGRVLIAGDAAHVHDPVGGQGLNTGVQDAVNLGWKLAQVVNRRSPESLLDTYHAERHPIAARVLRTTMAQVALRRLDDRKKALSDTISELLMMEEPRKRFAAMMSGLDIRYDLGGGHPLLGRRMPDLDLATSDGPRRVFTYLHAARPVLLNLAEPGRFDIAGWQHRVLPIDAKYAGVWELPVLGAIASPDAVLIRPDGYVAWVGDDLTDRGLFDALTAWFGRPAVPSPRLRASAP from the coding sequence ATGCCAAAGCCGTCGTCGCCGGATCGATCGCGAAACGGGCTCGAACCGATGGCTGACCATGCGGTGGTGGTTGTCGGTGCAGGACCGACAGGGCTGATGTTGGCAGGTGAGTTGGCGTTGGTAGGGGTTGACGTTGCCGTCGTCGAGCGACGGGTCAGCCAGGATCTGGTTGGCTCGCGTGCCGGCGGCCTGCATTCACGCACCATCGAGGTTCTTGATCAGCGCGGCATCGCCGACCGGTTCCTCGCGCAAGGTACTGCCACGCAGGTCGCCCGATTCGCCGCAATCCCGTTGGACATCAGCGACTTTCCCACCCGACACAACTATGGCCTGGCGTTGTGGCAAAACCGCATTGAGCGGATCCTCGCCGAATGGGTTGCCGAGCTGCGGGTTCGGATCTATCGCGGATGTGAAGTTACTGATATCACCCAGGACGACAACGGAGTCGACCTCACGCTGTCTGATGGCCCGCCATTGCGTGCGGACTACGTCGTGGGGTGCGACGGAGGACGTAGCCTGGTCCGCAGGGCGGTTGGTATCGACTTCCCTGGCTGGGATCCGACAACGAGCTCGCTGATCGCCGAAGTCGAGGTGGCGGTCGGGTCTGAATCGGGCCCGAACCTCGGCCAGGTCCGCCACGACGCCCTCGGCGTCCACGGCTTCACCAGGTTGCCGGACGGTGGTCCGCTACGGGTGGTGGTGACCGAGCGGCAGCTCGAAGCCGGCGGGGAACCCAGCCTGGGCGATCTCAGCGCGGCGCTCACCGCCGTGTACGGCACCGACTACGGGATTCACAGTCCCACTTGGATTTCCAGATTCACCGATTTGACGCGGCAGGCCGCGATGTACCGACAGGGACGCGTTCTGATCGCCGGCGATGCCGCACACGTGCATGATCCAGTCGGCGGGCAGGGCCTCAACACGGGCGTCCAGGATGCGGTGAATTTGGGATGGAAGCTGGCCCAAGTGGTCAATCGCAGGTCGCCGGAAAGCCTTCTCGACACCTACCATGCCGAACGCCATCCGATCGCCGCTCGCGTGCTACGCACCACGATGGCCCAAGTCGCGCTGCGTCGTTTGGACGACCGCAAAAAAGCGTTGAGCGACACCATTTCCGAGCTCCTCATGATGGAGGAGCCGCGAAAAAGGTTTGCCGCGATGATGTCCGGGCTAGACATTCGTTATGACCTTGGTGGGGGACACCCGCTACTCGGTCGCCGCATGCCCGATCTGGACCTGGCTACCTCCGATGGCCCGCGGCGGGTCTTCACCTACCTGCATGCGGCCCGGCCGGTGCTGCTCAACCTCGCTGAGCCCGGCCGCTTCGACATCGCGGGATGGCAGCATCGAGTCCTGCCGATTGACGCGAAATATGCTGGTGTTTGGGAGCTTCCGGTACTAGGCGCGATCGCTTCTCCGGATGCGGTGTTGATTCGACCCGACGGGTATGTCGCCTGGGTAGGAGATGACCTCACCGACCGTGGACTCTTCGATGCGCTTACTGCCTGGTTCGGGCGGCCAGCGGTCCCGAGCCCGCGACTGCGGGCATCGGCACCCTGA
- a CDS encoding DEAD/DEAH box helicase family protein yields the protein MEPRQDLESRSFAGTWRVYQQQALDAFDADVAGGDNRCYLVLPPGAGKTMIGLEAARRLGRRTLVLVPNTAVQAQWAATWDGRFPSTDPSTARCGTERDLASAMNVLTYQSLAVIDDETDSAVRREVLRSRDQQALLELLHPNGRALIERAATLGPWTLVLDECHHLLATWGALVAALGSVLGPQTALIGLTATPVTELTAWQHTLHDELFGTADFAVPTPALVKEGDLAPYQELIYLTEPTPEEQAWVATHRARFAELMLALIDQQVGSMSLASWLRTRIVDRSTRDGNQIAWSTFERAEPDLARSGLRFAYDGLIPLPDGARLREQHRVPPDAQDWVNVLTDFSVGHLQQSDDPRDAQALAAIKRVLPGLGYRLTSRGVRVATSPVDRVCALSESKIAATTHILDTEDAVLGSGLRALVLCDFESMSGTLPTSLKGAPLSNQSGSAQLVTAMLAASDSRRNSSLNALLVTGQTFACPAAIATQLVDFCAERGLLVTAEPLDTQPALRMLRGGGTFTPRTWVALATEYFLAGHSRVMVGTRALLGEGWDCAAVNVNIDLTSATTQAAITQMRGRAIRKDPNDAQKVANNWSVCCFTTEHPRGDADYLRLVRKHDGYYAASPQGLIESGVTHCDPALSPYGPPAADAQAITARALQRATQRAEARTWWRIGEPYEGVDVATIRVRAAHPFGVAAPRIAASALTPPVPGHPSPARFARGALAGVSAIGASAGAAVTAVNFGPLAGATTAGGIIAAGAALLATAAAAESRRLAHAPNALEQLAAAVADGLYAAGGAERGAEALRITTDQDGWIRCELGDVPTEQSRRFAEALDELLAPLTEPRYLIGRKILTPPVGRFARGIFAARAAMGLPLPGAIAWHAVPRWFARRKDRRQSLAQSWRRHIGPPRQLPADSPEGQAILDLFRGDNPLSVTTQLRTTWR from the coding sequence GTGGAGCCGCGCCAGGATCTTGAATCGAGGAGCTTCGCCGGTACCTGGCGGGTCTATCAGCAGCAAGCGTTGGACGCGTTTGACGCTGACGTCGCCGGCGGGGACAACCGGTGCTATCTGGTCCTGCCGCCAGGTGCCGGGAAGACAATGATCGGACTGGAAGCGGCGCGCCGGCTGGGCCGGCGCACCCTGGTGTTGGTGCCCAACACGGCGGTACAGGCACAGTGGGCCGCCACCTGGGATGGACGTTTTCCCTCGACGGACCCGTCCACGGCCAGGTGTGGAACCGAGCGCGACCTGGCGTCGGCGATGAACGTGCTGACCTACCAGTCCCTTGCGGTCATCGACGACGAAACGGATTCGGCCGTCCGGCGAGAAGTGCTGCGCAGCCGTGACCAGCAGGCCCTGTTGGAGCTGTTGCACCCGAATGGCAGGGCGTTGATCGAGCGGGCGGCAACGTTGGGCCCTTGGACGCTGGTGCTCGACGAATGCCATCACCTGCTGGCCACTTGGGGTGCGCTTGTCGCCGCGCTCGGGTCGGTCCTGGGCCCGCAAACCGCACTGATCGGGCTCACCGCAACCCCGGTAACAGAACTCACCGCCTGGCAGCACACCTTGCATGACGAGTTGTTCGGCACCGCAGACTTCGCGGTTCCAACACCCGCTCTGGTCAAGGAGGGCGACCTCGCGCCCTATCAGGAGCTGATCTATCTCACCGAACCGACGCCGGAGGAACAGGCCTGGGTGGCAACCCATCGGGCTCGCTTCGCCGAGCTCATGCTGGCACTCATCGACCAACAGGTGGGCAGCATGTCGCTGGCCTCCTGGCTGCGTACCCGGATCGTGGACAGATCAACACGTGACGGCAATCAGATCGCCTGGTCGACGTTCGAACGCGCCGAGCCCGATCTCGCCCGCAGCGGTCTGCGCTTCGCCTACGACGGTCTGATTCCCTTGCCCGACGGTGCCCGCCTGCGCGAACAACACCGGGTTCCCCCCGATGCCCAAGATTGGGTCAATGTCTTGACCGACTTCAGCGTCGGGCACCTGCAGCAAAGCGACGATCCACGCGACGCGCAGGCACTTGCCGCGATCAAGCGGGTGCTACCCGGCTTGGGCTACCGGCTGACCAGTCGCGGCGTACGAGTGGCCACCTCCCCGGTAGATCGGGTGTGCGCACTGTCGGAGTCGAAGATCGCCGCCACCACACACATCCTCGACACCGAAGACGCCGTCCTGGGATCGGGACTGCGGGCGCTGGTGTTGTGCGACTTCGAATCGATGTCAGGCACCCTCCCGACGTCGCTGAAGGGTGCGCCGCTGAGCAACCAGTCGGGTTCGGCCCAGCTGGTCACCGCCATGCTCGCGGCGTCCGACAGCCGGCGGAACAGCTCCCTCAACGCGCTTTTGGTGACCGGCCAAACCTTCGCCTGCCCGGCCGCGATCGCAACACAGCTGGTCGACTTCTGCGCCGAGCGCGGCCTGCTCGTGACCGCCGAGCCACTCGACACCCAACCCGCCCTGCGGATGCTGCGCGGTGGCGGCACCTTCACTCCCCGAACCTGGGTGGCGCTGGCTACCGAATACTTCCTGGCCGGACATTCCCGCGTCATGGTCGGCACCCGCGCACTGCTCGGAGAGGGATGGGATTGCGCGGCGGTCAACGTCAACATCGACCTGACGAGTGCAACCACCCAAGCTGCGATCACGCAGATGCGGGGCCGGGCAATTCGCAAGGACCCCAACGACGCTCAGAAAGTCGCCAACAACTGGTCGGTCTGCTGCTTCACCACCGAACATCCGCGGGGGGACGCCGACTACCTGAGGCTGGTCCGCAAGCACGACGGGTACTACGCGGCCAGCCCACAGGGGCTCATCGAATCCGGGGTAACGCATTGCGACCCGGCGCTGTCCCCATACGGTCCTCCCGCCGCCGATGCCCAGGCCATCACCGCGCGCGCCCTGCAACGCGCCACCCAACGGGCCGAAGCGAGGACCTGGTGGCGGATCGGCGAGCCCTATGAAGGTGTCGATGTCGCGACCATCCGAGTAAGAGCCGCGCACCCGTTTGGCGTCGCCGCACCCCGCATCGCGGCCTCGGCATTGACCCCGCCGGTACCGGGTCACCCCAGTCCGGCGCGGTTTGCCAGGGGTGCGCTTGCCGGCGTCTCGGCCATCGGTGCCAGTGCCGGCGCCGCCGTCACCGCGGTCAACTTCGGTCCGCTGGCGGGGGCCACCACCGCGGGCGGCATCATCGCAGCGGGCGCCGCACTGTTGGCGACGGCCGCCGCCGCCGAAAGTCGCCGCCTCGCCCACGCACCCAACGCTCTCGAGCAACTCGCCGCCGCCGTCGCGGATGGGCTCTACGCGGCAGGCGGCGCCGAAAGGGGGGCCGAAGCACTGCGGATCACTACGGATCAGGACGGATGGATCCGGTGCGAGCTGGGCGATGTGCCCACCGAGCAGTCTCGCCGGTTTGCCGAAGCCCTCGACGAGCTGCTCGCGCCGCTGACCGAACCGCGCTACCTGATCGGGCGCAAGATCCTCACACCGCCGGTCGGACGTTTCGCCCGGGGAATCTTCGCCGCCCGCGCCGCCATGGGGCTTCCGCTGCCCGGGGCGATCGCCTGGCACGCGGTACCGAGGTGGTTTGCCCGACGCAAAGATCGCAGGCAAAGCCTGGCCCAGTCGTGGCGACGTCACATCGGCCCGCCCCGACAGCTGCCGGCGGATTCACCGGAGGGCCAGGCGATTCTCGATCTGTTCCGCGGCGACAACCCGCTGTCGGTGACCACGCAGCTGCGCACGACCTGGCGGTGA
- the dapC gene encoding succinyldiaminopimelate transaminase, whose translation MRVSASLPEFPWDTLAEAKARAGAHPDGIVDLSVGTPVDPVAPLVQEALTAAAFSPGYPATAGTAGLRESAVAALARRYGITELAESAVLPVIGTKEFIAWLPTLLGLGSADAVVVPELAYPTYEVGARLAGARVQRADSLTQLGPQSPALLYLNSPSNPTGRVLGMEHLQKVVEWARGRGVIVASDECYLGLAWDAQPLSVLHPAVCGGDHTGLLAVHSLSKSSSLAGYRAGFVAGDPELIAELLAVRRHAGMMVPTPVQAAMVAALDDDDHEKQQRERYAQRRAVLLPALTSAGFSVDHSEAGLYLWATRGEGCRDTVAWLAERGILVAPGEFYGPAGAQHVRVALTATKERIAAAVRRLGEP comes from the coding sequence TTGCGCGTTTCAGCGTCACTACCGGAATTCCCCTGGGACACGTTGGCCGAGGCGAAAGCGCGGGCCGGGGCGCATCCGGACGGCATCGTCGATCTCTCCGTCGGTACCCCGGTGGATCCCGTCGCGCCGCTGGTCCAAGAAGCGCTGACGGCCGCCGCCTTCTCGCCGGGCTATCCCGCCACCGCGGGCACCGCTGGCCTGAGGGAATCCGCAGTGGCCGCCTTGGCTCGCCGGTACGGCATCACCGAGCTGGCCGAGTCGGCGGTCCTGCCGGTGATCGGCACCAAGGAGTTCATCGCCTGGTTGCCGACACTGCTGGGTCTGGGGTCCGCGGATGCGGTGGTGGTTCCGGAGCTGGCGTACCCGACCTATGAGGTGGGTGCGCGGCTGGCGGGCGCGCGGGTGCAGCGGGCTGACTCGTTGACTCAGTTGGGCCCGCAATCGCCGGCCCTGCTGTATTTGAACTCTCCGAGCAACCCCACCGGCCGTGTGCTGGGCATGGAGCACCTGCAGAAGGTAGTCGAGTGGGCGCGCGGACGGGGCGTCATCGTGGCCTCTGACGAGTGCTATCTGGGCTTGGCCTGGGATGCCCAGCCGCTGTCGGTGCTGCATCCGGCGGTGTGCGGTGGCGATCACACCGGGTTGCTGGCAGTGCACTCGCTGTCGAAGAGTTCGTCGTTGGCCGGGTACCGCGCGGGTTTTGTCGCCGGGGATCCGGAACTGATCGCCGAGCTGTTGGCGGTGCGCAGACATGCCGGGATGATGGTGCCGACGCCGGTGCAGGCCGCCATGGTCGCAGCCCTGGACGATGACGATCACGAAAAGCAGCAGCGGGAGCGATATGCGCAACGACGTGCGGTGCTGCTGCCGGCGTTGACCTCCGCGGGGTTCAGCGTCGACCATTCCGAGGCTGGCCTGTACCTCTGGGCGACACGCGGCGAAGGATGCCGGGACACGGTTGCCTGGCTGGCCGAGCGCGGCATTCTGGTGGCCCCCGGTGAGTTCTACGGTCCGGCGGGGGCCCAACATGTGCGGGTGGCGTTGACCGCCACCAAGGAGCGGATCGCCGCCGCGGTACGGCGGCTGGGCGAGCCGTGA
- the fdxA gene encoding ferredoxin — protein sequence MTYTIAEPCVDIKDKACIEECPVDCIYEGARMLYIHPDECVDCGACEPVCPVEAIYYEDDVPEQWSQYTQINADFFAELGSPGGAAKVGMTENDPQVVKDLPPQGEED from the coding sequence GTGACGTACACGATCGCCGAACCTTGCGTCGACATCAAGGACAAGGCATGCATCGAAGAATGCCCGGTCGACTGCATCTATGAAGGTGCCCGGATGCTCTACATCCACCCCGACGAATGCGTCGACTGTGGAGCCTGCGAACCGGTCTGTCCCGTCGAAGCGATCTACTACGAAGACGATGTGCCTGAGCAGTGGAGCCAGTACACGCAGATCAACGCAGATTTCTTCGCAGAACTTGGCTCTCCCGGCGGCGCCGCCAAGGTCGGTATGACCGAGAACGACCCCCAGGTGGTCAAGGATCTGCCGCCGCAGGGCGAAGAAGACTGA
- a CDS encoding PadR family transcriptional regulator translates to MALPHAILVSLSEQAGSGYELAHRFDRSIGHFWTATHQQIYRTLRLMESNGWVHAKPVVQHGRPDKKVYSVSDNGRQELARWIAEPPSPTRPGRASALTDSSTRDIAVKLRGAVYGDRETLRSQVAALRAERVQALDTYRGIEKHSFPDPSALSGAALHQYVVLRGGIRAEESAIEWLGEVAQALEEK, encoded by the coding sequence GTGGCACTACCACACGCGATATTGGTATCGCTGTCCGAACAGGCCGGCTCGGGCTATGAACTGGCCCACCGATTCGATCGCTCCATCGGACACTTCTGGACCGCCACCCACCAGCAGATCTATCGCACATTGCGGTTGATGGAGAGCAACGGCTGGGTGCATGCCAAGCCCGTGGTCCAGCACGGCCGACCCGATAAGAAGGTCTATTCGGTATCCGACAATGGTCGCCAGGAGTTGGCCCGCTGGATCGCTGAGCCACCCAGCCCGACCCGTCCTGGCCGCGCGAGCGCGCTGACCGACAGCAGCACTCGCGACATCGCGGTCAAGCTGCGCGGTGCCGTATATGGCGATAGGGAAACGCTGCGCAGCCAAGTCGCCGCGCTGCGCGCCGAACGTGTCCAGGCGCTAGACACCTACCGCGGAATCGAAAAGCACAGCTTTCCGGATCCGTCGGCACTCAGTGGCGCCGCGTTGCATCAGTACGTCGTGCTGCGCGGCGGAATCCGGGCCGAAGAAAGTGCCATCGAATGGCTCGGCGAGGTAGCTCAAGCACTCGAGGAGAAATGA
- a CDS encoding NADPH-dependent 2,4-dienoyl-CoA reductase gives MTSPYPNLLSPLDLGFTTLRNRVVMGSMHTGLEDRSKDTDRLAEYFAERARGGVGMLITGGYAPNRTGWLYPFASELVTPAEARRHRRITGAVHDADAKILLQVLHAGRYAYHPLSVSASSIKAPINPFRPRKLTSRGVEATIADFARCAQLAQEAGYDGVEIMGSEGYLLNQFLAPRTNKRTDSWGGTPAKRRRFPVEIVRRTRAAVGPDFIICYRMSMADYVEGGQSWDEIVALATELESAGATIINSGFGWHEARIPTIVTSVPSGAFVDISNAVAEQVSIPVMTSNRINMPQAAEQILADTDVALISMARPMLSDPEWVLKAQSGRVDEINTCIACNQACLDHVFVKKKVSCLLNPRAGHETLLTLSPTQRARTVAVVGAGPAGLAAAVATAQRGHRVTLFEANDFIGGQFDLARRIPGKEEFNETIRYFSTMLAKHGVDVRLATRATADELTGYDEVVLATGVAPRIPAIPGIAHAKVLTYTEAITGAKPVGPSVAVVGAGGIGFDVTELLITESSPTLNLKEWKAEWGVVDPQEARGALTTALPTPAAREVYLLQRTKGPQGKRLGKTSGWVHRASVKAKGVHQLSGVNYERISDDGLHISFGPDRQRPQLLAVDSVVICAGQEPVRDLETDLRSDGVDPHIIGGAALAAELDAKRAIKQGTELAARL, from the coding sequence ATGACCAGTCCCTACCCAAATCTGTTGTCTCCGTTGGATCTCGGGTTCACCACACTGCGTAACCGCGTGGTCATGGGTTCGATGCACACTGGATTGGAGGACCGGTCCAAGGACACCGACCGACTCGCCGAGTACTTCGCCGAGCGGGCCCGCGGTGGCGTCGGAATGCTGATCACCGGCGGGTACGCACCCAATCGCACCGGTTGGCTCTACCCGTTCGCCTCCGAACTGGTGACGCCGGCCGAGGCCCGGCGGCACCGGCGCATCACCGGTGCGGTGCACGACGCGGACGCCAAGATCCTGCTCCAGGTCCTGCACGCGGGACGCTATGCGTATCACCCCCTTTCGGTCAGCGCTTCCTCGATCAAGGCCCCGATCAATCCGTTTCGGCCGCGCAAACTGACCTCGCGCGGCGTGGAAGCCACCATCGCGGACTTCGCGCGATGCGCACAGCTGGCCCAAGAAGCGGGCTACGACGGGGTCGAAATCATGGGCAGCGAAGGGTATCTGCTCAACCAGTTTCTGGCACCCCGAACCAACAAGCGCACCGACTCGTGGGGCGGGACACCGGCCAAGCGCCGCCGATTCCCCGTCGAGATCGTCCGGCGCACCCGCGCCGCGGTCGGCCCCGACTTCATCATCTGCTACCGGATGTCGATGGCCGACTATGTCGAGGGCGGCCAGAGCTGGGACGAAATCGTGGCGTTGGCAACCGAACTGGAATCAGCCGGTGCCACGATCATCAACTCCGGTTTCGGGTGGCACGAGGCGCGAATTCCAACGATCGTCACCTCGGTGCCCAGCGGCGCGTTCGTCGACATCAGCAATGCGGTAGCCGAGCAGGTCAGCATCCCGGTGATGACATCCAACCGGATCAACATGCCTCAGGCCGCCGAGCAGATCCTGGCCGACACCGACGTGGCGCTGATATCGATGGCCAGACCGATGCTGAGCGACCCGGAATGGGTGCTCAAAGCGCAGTCCGGCCGGGTCGACGAGATCAACACCTGCATCGCGTGCAATCAGGCCTGCCTTGATCATGTCTTCGTCAAGAAGAAGGTGTCCTGTCTGCTCAACCCCCGAGCCGGACACGAAACGCTGTTGACGCTGTCCCCCACCCAACGTGCCCGCACCGTGGCCGTCGTCGGGGCCGGCCCCGCCGGCCTGGCGGCGGCGGTCGCCACCGCCCAGCGGGGCCACCGGGTGACATTGTTTGAGGCCAACGACTTCATCGGCGGCCAGTTCGACCTGGCCCGTCGCATTCCGGGTAAGGAGGAATTCAACGAAACCATTCGGTATTTCTCCACGATGTTGGCCAAGCACGGCGTCGACGTACGGCTGGCTACCCGGGCCACGGCCGACGAGCTGACCGGCTACGACGAGGTGGTGCTGGCCACCGGCGTGGCACCCCGGATACCGGCCATCCCCGGCATTGCGCACGCCAAGGTATTGACCTACACCGAGGCGATCACCGGCGCCAAGCCGGTCGGGCCGAGCGTGGCTGTCGTCGGCGCGGGCGGCATCGGGTTTGACGTCACCGAACTCCTGATCACCGAATCGTCGCCCACCCTGAACCTCAAGGAATGGAAGGCTGAGTGGGGCGTTGTCGATCCACAGGAGGCCCGCGGCGCCCTGACCACTGCGCTGCCGACTCCGGCAGCCCGTGAGGTGTATCTGCTGCAGCGCACCAAGGGGCCACAGGGAAAGCGCCTGGGCAAGACCAGCGGCTGGGTGCACCGCGCTTCGGTCAAGGCAAAAGGGGTTCACCAGCTCTCCGGGGTGAACTACGAGCGGATCAGCGACGACGGCCTGCACATCAGTTTTGGCCCGGACCGGCAGCGGCCGCAGCTGCTCGCGGTGGACAGCGTGGTGATTTGCGCGGGCCAGGAACCGGTGCGCGACCTGGAGACCGACCTGCGCAGCGACGGCGTTGACCCACACATCATCGGCGGTGCGGCACTGGCCGCGGAGTTGGACGCCAAACGCGCCATCAAACAGGGCACCGAGCTTGCCGCCCGCCTGTGA
- a CDS encoding hemophore-related protein → MRLSLTGLGVAAGAFALSLSVGAGVASASPLDTVINTTCNYGQVMAALNATDPGAAAQFNASPVAQGWLHSFLASPPPRRAQMAAQLQAMPGASQYVGLVESVASSCNNY, encoded by the coding sequence ATGAGGCTGTCGTTAACGGGACTGGGTGTCGCCGCTGGTGCTTTCGCGTTGTCGTTGAGCGTCGGCGCGGGGGTCGCATCCGCAAGCCCACTGGATACGGTCATCAACACAACCTGCAACTACGGCCAGGTGATGGCGGCGCTGAACGCCACCGACCCTGGGGCCGCCGCGCAGTTCAACGCCTCGCCGGTGGCGCAGGGTTGGCTGCATTCGTTCCTGGCGTCGCCGCCGCCGCGGCGCGCGCAGATGGCCGCGCAGCTGCAGGCCATGCCTGGGGCGTCGCAGTACGTCGGGCTGGTCGAGTCAGTCGCCTCGTCCTGCAACAACTACTGA